The genomic region GCCTCGGCACCCATTGCTTCATCTACGACGTCCTCGGTTCACCTCACAAAGACCCCTCCGGTTCCTTACGTGCCCTCTGCCACGATGCCTTTTGCACCGCCAGTCGATTTGCCAGCAACACAACCGAAGCTAGCACTGGACAGAAAACCACAGGCGGCCTCCATGCGGCAGGACAACAGCACGAGAAACAATAGCGAAGGTCTAAACCACTTGAACAAGTCAACCAGGAACTCCCCATTTGGGGCGGAGACCCAGTCCAAGAAGGAGTTCCTTAACAAGGCGGCCGACTTCATTGAAGAACTCTCGTCTCTCTTCAAGTCAAACACCTCGAAACGGATACGACCGAGGGCGTGCAAAGCCCATCGGAGTCGGAATCAGAACAAGAGCCAGAACGATGGAACAATTTACTCCGACGGCTCAGATGGCCGAGAGCGCTCGGCTATGCCTACGGACCTGGATGAGGACGGGCCTGATCCCGATGTTAGCCACCAGCCAGAGATCCAGCTAGACTCAGGGATTGGTCATGTGGAGTTAGAGGATAGTAGGATTACTGAGGCGCAGCAGTTTGACTCCAAAGAGTTGGAGCTGCCTGAAAGCTTCATTTTGACACAAGCTCAGCCGCGTGCAGATGAGCCATCAACTGAGCCACCTCATTTTATCCAAAAACTGAAAAGCAGAGAAGTTCTGGAGGGTAGCAAAGTCCAGTTAGACTGCATCGTCAGAGGACAGCCTACACCTGAAGTCCGGTAAGGAGCAAAAAATGTGCAAGGCATTAATATCTTCAAACAAAAGTGTAACGCATCAGATTTAACTGCTTATGTGAGTGCAATTTAAATGGACAGATTAATTTTGGGatcatttaataaaaaaaaaaatcagatgtgttttttttaatggtaaTCGGGCACTTGGGCCTAGAGTGAATATGCAGCCTTTGGTTAAACAGAATCACTGCCTCAAATATCTGGAGGAAAGATTAGGCAACACCCTTAACAGTTACtgtgtaaaaataaacaaaccaccaaatataaatatataatatatttactTGAGATGACAATAGtctgaaaatttgaaattgctGTAGACACAACAGCACGGAGACTACGTACTACAGTATAGGCGAGGTAGAGGGGAGGAGGGGGCATGCTCTTGGTCGTCCTACCGAGCATTGTTGAGGCACTAACGTATACTTGCGCCGGGAGAATGCGAGCGCTCTGCCATTTTTAGCCTGGACTGGCACAGCGAGCTGTGGTCTCGTCTGATAATGGAACCAACTGAGCTCTTGGCAGCAGCATGAACACGAGTGGCACTTTGGTAAGATGCTTTATTTGCTCTTTCGTGGAAACTTTACATTGTTTCTCCGTTGAagttgtttaattttttgttgttttgtaaaAGTTACTTACTGCCTAAAATATTTCCCAAAGCTTAATTTTATACTATTGACCTGATTTTGGCTACTCGCTTGACTAGGACAGTTTCAAGGACTTATTTGTCATTTCTAATTGATCTGATTGGTTGGTAATTGTGTGTTGAGAAGTTTGCATGACGTGAGTTTGGTGAGGGATTCTCCTTGCTAGATTTGAGCCGCGGAAAGAAAATAGCTCTGACAGGTGCAGTGAGGAGAAGCACACCAACCATCCTCTTTACTActcatgtttttaatttagactctTACTCATGACAAATGACTCTTGTGGCAGAACATGCTGCAGTGAGGCATGAAAAAGAATTCCGGTGTGCTACTGGGTCTTTACAATTGGACATTATTAGCATGTAAGTTCCAATCAGTTGAGTTTGACGGCAGCATTGAATCTGATTTACTGACAACATCTCGCCAGGGGCACGCCTCATTCCTCTTTGATTATTGGCTGGATTTTTAGAAAGCTTGAGCACTCATCCACTGAAAATAGATGTTGCGAGGGGCTATTGCTCATGTTGCTGCATAACGCATTGGAAGTCAGTTATATCCGTTtcaactattatttctttttttaaagttgctGACTAAAAGTTAGTTTCGACTTTCTTAGAATATTGGAGATGACTCAATAAAAACTGATATGGGAACGTCCATGATTGTGTCTGTAGTTTGCAGTGGTGTAGAATTGCGATAAATACCATAAGCAACATATTACAAAGTTATCTACAACAATAATCGACTTATCGGATGAATACCTTAAAAACAGGCGTCGTTTTTATAGCGAAGACGAGAAAGCAAGCTTCATGAAACAATGTTCATGCTGCCCAATTGCAGGTGGTTCTGTGAGGGTAAGGAGTTGGAGAACAGCCCTGACATCCAGATCATCACCAATGGTGAGCTGCACTCTCTGATCATCACAGAGGCTTTTGAGGAGGACACCGGACGTTACTCCTGCTTCGCATCCAACTTTTACGGAACTGACTCGACCTCAGCTGAGATTTATATCGAAGGTGATTTCCTTACTTGTCATTGAAACCTGTTTGTCCGTTTCTTTGCAGACATCAAAATCACTTTTTGGAAACGGTCACTAGAGTGGTtgaaaaagtttgagaacctcTGCTTTACAGAACTCGTATAAAATTTTCAAATGCACGTGTGAACCTACAGGTGCATCCTCTTCAGACTCTGAGGGGGAACTACACTTTGAGTAAGTTCTCCTGCTCTGCCCATTTCAATTTAAAGCTATATAAATCACAATATTGGGAATGTTACTTCTTTGTTTTCATTGTGAAAGGCTACAGGGCAACGAACCAAACTCCAAACCACTTTCAAGCCAAATCCCCACAGAAGTTAGAGACTCTTCAACAAATCAAACCTCCGGCCAACCAGCAGAGGAGCTCAGCACCCTTGTGAACCAGAAACTCCCAGTTCCTGTCCAGACGATAACCAACTCACCTCCAAGCCCAGAACTTTCTCAATCATCAGGAGCTTATCCAGAAGAGACTGAAACACAAGACCTCATAGAGGGTCAGTTCTTATCCCAGGCTGTTTTGCTAACAGCCACACCGCAGCTTTTAAATCCGCCGCTCTCCAACGCAGCTCAAACGGCTCAACCTGAGGTAGAACAGCCGAAACACTTCCTATCATTAGCGTTGCATTTATCCTGATAagatgttgcttttttttttttgtgtacccAGAATCAAACATCTAGCTTCAACCTCCTGCAAGGCTTCAACGGGCAAGCCACCATGGCCGCCCCTGTTTTTACAAAGGTAGAATTAATCTTCAgcggatttgtatttttttgttgtgacTAATTAAGTATGTTGTTCTCTCATCTCTAGAATCTGCAAGACCTGGTGGCTTCAGAAGGGCAGCTGATAGTGTTAGAGTGCCGTGTGAAGGGAGTGCCGTCCCCTCGAGTGGACTGGTACAAGGAGGCAAAAATCATTGAAGACTCCCCTGATTTTAGAATCCTTCAGAAAAGTAAGCACAGACAAAACGACTTGGAAATTTCTAGGAGCAACGTCAGAAACCAATTATTGACAATGGTGTCCTTTTCTTGTTTTCAGAACCCAGGTCTCCAGCGGAATCAGGTAACGCTTTTAGGATTCTTCATTTGTAGAAAATTCAAATGATTGCCTTAGGTATGTAACATGCAAACATAGTGCTCTGAAGTGTTTAGTCCTTGGTGGAGACTCCTGCTCCTCTTCTGTACACAAGCCAGGGCTGCTTTCCTTTGCCTATGCACCTTATAAGGTCGTCTCTCATCCTGTGTGGAACCACCATGGCAGATCATTTCAACCTGCCCTAGATTCAAATAGACTCAGCTACTTCCCAGTGTTTGTGTGCTCTCCCTCGCAAGAGTCCCGACAGCAATCCCATCCCAGCAATTCCTTCATGTGAGTATCACTTTTGTTTCTCCAGAGGAAATATGTACACTGGTCATCGCGGAGGTCTTTAGTGAAGATTCTGGGATGTTTACTTGCACTGCAAGCAACGCTTATGGAGTAACGTCCAGTACCGCAACACTAAGGGTCAAAGGTAATCATTCTGTTTTCTTTTGGAAAAGGAACTCAGTCATTATCATGAATTATGTTTCTcgtctgatttgtttttttcaggtaacAGTGTTAACAACCATGCAATGAGACCTTTGTGCACTTTAACTGTGGAGCCCACTCGAGTCCAACAACCTTCCACGTCAGATCTCACCACCCCTCCTGTAAAAGCTCAAACTGAGATTGCCCTGACCAATAATATCAAGCCGCACTCCAGCACCATCCGTCTGGATCCGTTCGTCAATAACACCGTCCGTTTGGACCCCTTAAACACCAGCACCCTTCGTCTGCACCCCAACAACTCCAGCATGCTTCGTCCGGACACCTTGCATACCGGCCTGCACGATCTGGACTCCAACAGCTTATCCAGTGGTCCCAGTCTAAACCCTGGCAGTGTTGGCACCCCCAATTTAGACCCGCTCACACTTCATCAGGAGAACACAGGACAGCTGGCTCCACACCCCAAAGCCTTCACTGGACTACCTGCGGTTGAACAGGAAGCATCGGGACCTGACGTCAGTTCCAATCACAAGGCAGGCTCTCCCCATCACTATCTCCCCAACCCACCTCCCAACTCCTGCCTCAAGTCAGGGGTCCTGACAAACCACAAAGACTCACGCTCCAGCTCAAGAGTTGGCCTGCGTGTACATTTCAAACTACCTGAGGATGAGGAGGCGGAGCCAAATGACACATCTGCTCCACTTTATGAAGACACTTCTGATGCATCGGTCAACAAAGGACCGCCGCCAGTGCTGGCAAAACCCAAGCTGTAAGTAGAGCTACTAAGTTTGTGATAATCAAAGAAAGTTCTCAAATAACCTTTGCTCTGTAAGGTCAGGATCCTAAACAGCCTGCTACAGTACACAAAGATACGATTTTGAATCCCAAATCTCATTTTTAGTCCGCATAATATGAACATCTGACCCTCCCCTTCCTCTTCCAGTCTAAATATAAATGCTCCTCCTTCAGCTCAACTATTAGTCGCAATTCACTAACCCATGGAGGTAGACCTCAAATGTGGACCTTCAGGCTTTCCAAAACAAAGGATGGCCTTTTCTACTTGTAAGTTCACGTGCGTTTCTTATTTTACAGAATTACAATTTCTGCTTATACTGTCATCAGTATCACGTGGTTTCCGATCAACATCCTCGAGAAGTTTAATTGCGGCTACTACCTGGGATTGGATTGGAATTTGATCATTTATTTGGTTTTATAAAGGACAAAACAAGAAGGTGATTTAGTAATTGTGGTTGAATATAATGTCAACTGTGACTGTAAGACTGAATTTAATCTGCATATTGAGAGTTCCATTGTTGGTTTGTGGCCAACTTGTTGGTGGTCCTTAAAAGGGcagatcatcttcatgctgaCTTTGGCTCACTCCTCTTGCACTTTACAGGACTGACCAGCCGTGATTCATTGGAACACAGAACTGAGCCTCCCTCATGTTCACCATGTATAGAGTCTTTCCAACTCATCTTTTGTGTTACTTGTACTTGATTGACAGGGACCCGGTGCAGCTCCAGCTCCTTCACAACCAGGTTCTTATGGAGCAGCAACAGGAGGGTGAACCCCAGACCCAAAGCCACAATCAGCCTTCATTCCAGGTTAAGCTAGAGACCTCAAATTCTCACGAAGGTTCATTCTGGTCCCTCAGAGAAAAACGCGATTCGCAGTCTTCCTACCTTAACAACAGCTCGCAGTCGACACCCAAGTCTGGCTCTCCCCACACCATGACGGCACCTTCAGCGAGTTCTGCTCCTGCGGTCAACACTCCTCTACGATCCTTTTCATCCACTCCCCAGGTTAAGACGACCTCCCTGGTGACGTTGCTTCCACCTATGCCGCAGCTAAACACGGCTCCGCCTCTCAGCGTGGCACCTTCGACCCAGATGAACACCATCCATGCCTCGCACCTCAACCTGTCCACGACAGTTATTGCCAGATCAACACCCACACCGCAGTTCTCCTCCCAGCCGGTGTCAAATTTCAATTCCAGCTCCATAAATTCAACGGCTGCCTCACATCATGTCACGTCTCCGGCTGCTTTTCTGAGAAGCACCCACGCCTCCCTCATGAATCTAAACGCAACCTCACAGGCTTTCAACTATACCCGACCTAAAGAGTTCATCACGGCTCAAACTTTCTCACCCGTCCGGAGTCCCTCCCCAACCGAATCCCCAGTCCCGCTTCTCCACGAACTGGCAGCCGAGCTCAATTCCTCCTTGGCCAATTCGCCATTCTCTCCACCGACCAGGACCTTCCCCACAAGAGTGCTTCAGTCTCCAACAAGCCCATCATTCATATCCTCACCCACGCCGGGCTCAGCGCCAACCTTAAACAACGCGTACGCCTTCAGAGCCCAGTCGCCTCCGCAGGCTTCCTCGCCCACCTCTGGCAACTCCTCACCAAGCCCCATCCAAAACCCTGTGGCTTTCCTGAGCTCCATCCTACCTTCCTTGAGTCCGTCTCAGCCTACCAACTCCATGGGCCTTCCCAAAGGGGCACCTTTAGGGTATGACTGTTCGCACTAGAGCCCAGCGGGCTGTCACGTGTTTCAAAACATGTCGTTTGTCTTTCAAGGTTGAAAAAGAAGACACCAAAGACGCGGCTCCCGCCAACAGAAAACATTCGCGAGAGCAAAGAAGCCGTTCTTTATGACCTTGAGAAAAAGCTGCAATGTC from Syngnathus typhle isolate RoL2023-S1 ecotype Sweden linkage group LG8, RoL_Styp_1.0, whole genome shotgun sequence harbors:
- the mypn gene encoding myopalladin isoform X1, whose translation is MQENAADPPRSLSQLLRESYLAEARAQQRHSEMSRSDASSSRLQIFGSLKGKAEDPTGLHESQLPDLSAFLSQEELDKSVNLARQAIGHEPRDERVEVKAAVAPNASAPIASSTTSSVHLTKTPPVPYVPSATMPFAPPVDLPATQPKLALDRKPQAASMRQDNSTRNNSEGLNHLNKSTRNSPFGAETQSKKEFLNKAADFIEELSSLFKSNTSKRIRPRACKAHRSRNQNKSQNDGTIYSDGSDGRERSAMPTDLDEDGPDPDVSHQPEIQLDSGIGHVELEDSRITEAQQFDSKELELPESFILTQAQPRADEPSTEPPHFIQKLKSREVLEGSKVQLDCIVRGQPTPEVRWFCEGKELENSPDIQIITNGELHSLIITEAFEEDTGRYSCFASNFYGTDSTSAEIYIEGASSSDSEGELHFELQGNEPNSKPLSSQIPTEVRDSSTNQTSGQPAEELSTLVNQKLPVPVQTITNSPPSPELSQSSGAYPEETETQDLIEGQFLSQAVLLTATPQLLNPPLSNAAQTAQPENQTSSFNLLQGFNGQATMAAPVFTKNLQDLVASEGQLIVLECRVKGVPSPRVDWYKEAKIIEDSPDFRILQKKPRSPAESEEICTLVIAEVFSEDSGMFTCTASNAYGVTSSTATLRVKGNSVNNHAMRPLCTLTVEPTRVQQPSTSDLTTPPVKAQTEIALTNNIKPHSSTIRLDPFVNNTVRLDPLNTSTLRLHPNNSSMLRPDTLHTGLHDLDSNSLSSGPSLNPGSVGTPNLDPLTLHQENTGQLAPHPKAFTGLPAVEQEASGPDVSSNHKAGSPHHYLPNPPPNSCLKSGVLTNHKDSRSSSRVGLRVHFKLPEDEEAEPNDTSAPLYEDTSDASVNKGPPPVLAKPKLDPVQLQLLHNQVLMEQQQEGEPQTQSHNQPSFQVKLETSNSHEGSFWSLREKRDSQSSYLNNSSQSTPKSGSPHTMTAPSASSAPAVNTPLRSFSSTPQVKTTSLVTLLPPMPQLNTAPPLSVAPSTQMNTIHASHLNLSTTVIARSTPTPQFSSQPVSNFNSSSINSTAASHHVTSPAAFLRSTHASLMNLNATSQAFNYTRPKEFITAQTFSPVRSPSPTESPVPLLHELAAELNSSLANSPFSPPTRTFPTRVLQSPTSPSFISSPTPGSAPTLNNAYAFRAQSPPQASSPTSGNSSPSPIQNPVAFLSSILPSLSPSQPTNSMGLPKGAPLGLKKKTPKTRLPPTENIRESKEAVLYDLEKKLQCQEDLPIFTYQQKRSIEGKTASRPLVGPNIPATVINYDEEYKVSNFEQRLMSEIEFRLERTPVEESDDDVQHDDVPSGKCIAPIFDKKLKNYKAMEGVPVTFSCKIVGIPVPKVYWFKDGKQILRKNIHYKKIREGDGTCALHIESTTADDDGNYTIMAANPQGRMSCSGHLIIQTGPPRSRLTPINSQRVRTRVQEVEGEQTHERFFRPHFVQAPGDMVAHEGRVCRLDCKVSGLPNPELMWLVNGRPIYPDLYHKMLVRENGIHSLIIDPLTQRDAGTYTCIASNKAGQSSFSLELKVVEKEMKQPPQFVEKLQNMGIPEGNPVRMECRVMGVPHPVIFWKKDNDTLPRTQSRMSMLQDATGYVCLLIQPTTKEDAGWYTVSAKNEAGIAACTCRLDIYAQWHQSVPAPMKKTPRGVSRYAALTGQGLDIKSTFPTSETSPFLFSSSPAEATLESEEL
- the mypn gene encoding myopalladin isoform X2, which translates into the protein MQENAADPPRSLSQLLRESYLAEARAQQRHSEMSRSDASSSRLQIFGSLKGKAEDPTGLHESQLPDLSAFLSQEELDKSVNLARQAIGHEPRDERVEVKAAVAPNASAPIASSTTSSVHLTKTPPVPYVPSATMPFAPPVDLPATQPKLALDRKPQAASMRQDNSTRNNSEGLNHLNKSTRNSPFGAETQSKKEFLNKAADFIEELSSLFKSNTSKRIRPRACKAHRSRNQNKSQNDGTIYSDGSDGRERSAMPTDLDEDGPDPDVSHQPEIQLDSGIGHVELEDSRITEAQQFDSKELELPESFILTQAQPRADEPSTEPPHFIQKLKSREVLEGSKVQLDCIVRGQPTPEVRWFCEGKELENSPDIQIITNGELHSLIITEAFEEDTGRYSCFASNFYGTDSTSAEIYIEGASSSDSEGELHFELQGNEPNSKPLSSQIPTEVRDSSTNQTSGQPAEELSTLVNQKLPVPVQTITNSPPSPELSQSSGAYPEETETQDLIEGQFLSQAVLLTATPQLLNPPLSNAAQTAQPENQTSSFNLLQGFNGQATMAAPVFTKNLQDLVASEGQLIVLECRVKGVPSPRVDWYKEAKIIEDSPDFRILQKKPRSPAESEEICTLVIAEVFSEDSGMFTCTASNAYGVTSSTATLRVKGNSVNNHAMRPLCTLTVEPTRVQQPSTSDLTTPPVKAQTEIALTNNIKPHSSTIRLDPFVNNTVRLDPLNTSTLRLHPNNSSMLRPDTLHTGLHDLDSNSLSSGPSLNPGSVGTPNLDPLTLHQENTGQLAPHPKAFTGLPAVEQEASGPDVSSNHKAGSPHHYLPNPPPNSCLKSGVLTNHKDSRSSSRVGLRVHFKLPEDEEAEPNDTSAPLYEDTSDASVNKGPPPVLAKPKLDPVQLQLLHNQVLMEQQQEGEPQTQSHNQPSFQVKLETSNSHEGSFWSLREKRDSQSSYLNNSSQSTPKSGSPHTMTAPSASSAPAVNTPLRSFSSTPQVKTTSLVTLLPPMPQLNTAPPLSVAPSTQMNTIHASHLNLSTTVIARSTPTPQFSSQPVSNFNSSSINSTAASHHVTSPAAFLRSTHASLMNLNATSQAFNYTRPKEFITAQTFSPVRSPSPTESPVPLLHELAAELNSSLANSPFSPPTRTFPTRVLQSPTSPSFISSPTPGSAPTLNNAYAFRAQSPPQASSPTSGNSSPSPIQNPVAFLSSILPSLSPSQPTNSMGLPKGAPLGLKKKTPKTRLPPTENIRESKEAVLYDLEKKLQCQEDLPIFTYQQEYKVSNFEQRLMSEIEFRLERTPVEESDDDVQHDDVPSGKCIAPIFDKKLKNYKAMEGVPVTFSCKIVGIPVPKVYWFKDGKQILRKNIHYKKIREGDGTCALHIESTTADDDGNYTIMAANPQGRMSCSGHLIIQTGPPRSRLTPINSQRVRTRVQEVEGEQTHERFFRPHFVQAPGDMVAHEGRVCRLDCKVSGLPNPELMWLVNGRPIYPDLYHKMLVRENGIHSLIIDPLTQRDAGTYTCIASNKAGQSSFSLELKVVEKEMKQPPQFVEKLQNMGIPEGNPVRMECRVMGVPHPVIFWKKDNDTLPRTQSRMSMLQDATGYVCLLIQPTTKEDAGWYTVSAKNEAGIAACTCRLDIYAQWHQSVPAPMKKTPRGVSRYAALTGQGLDIKSTFPTSETSPFLFSSSPAEATLESEEL